Below is a genomic region from Gemmatimonadaceae bacterium.
AGACGGACCGTGACGTGACCGCGAGCGCAGTAGCGTTCGGAAAAAAACTCGGTAAGACTGTGATCGTCGTGAACGACGGCCCCGGATTCTTCGTCAATCGCATTCTGACTCCCTACATCAACGAGGCCGCGCGGTTGCTCGACCAGGGAGCATCCATTGAAGTCGTCGATCGCGCGCTCGTGGATTTCGGATTTCCTGTCGGGCCTATAACGCTCGTCGATGAAGTGGGACTCGACGTTGCGTCGAAGGCGGGGAAGATCATGCATGATGCGTTCGGCGAGCGCTTCGCGCCGTCGCAATCGGTGGGGGCAGTCGTCGGCTCGGGACGATACGGACGAAAGTCGAAGAAGGGCTTCTATCTCTATGACGAAGAGGGGAAAAAGGGTGAGGTGGACCAGTCGGTGTATTCGCTGCTCACCCCAGCCGCCCGGGAGGTCCCTCCATCGAGCGGCGCCGCGCCTGGCGTGCGCTCCGACTTCGCGGCTTCGGAGATTCAACAGCGGACTGTTCTGCCGATGCTGAACGAGGCGGCGAGGTGTCTCGACGAAGGCGTGATCCGCTCTCCGCGCGACGGCGATGTCGGCGCAGTGTTCGGATTTGGATTTCCGCCGTTCCGAGGGGGACCGTTCCGCTACATGGATTCGCTCGGACTTCCGGAAGTGGTCCGCCAGCTCGAGGAGCTGAACGACCGATTTCCGGGCCGCTTCGCACCGGCCGACCTGCTCGTTGGGATGGCGCGTCGCAACGACACGTTTCATGCGCCGTCGTGAAGCTGAGCTGGGCGATCACTCCGGTAGCGATGCTGGTCGCAGGTTGCATGTCCGGCAGCACGAGGGCGAATCCGGGACGAGTCGCGACAGCCAACGCAGTGCCGTTGACAGCCGGCCCGCGCACACGGGCCGAGCTTACGAGCTATCAGGAGACGTCACGCTACGCCGACGTCATTGCGTTTCTCGATGCGCTCCGCGGCCGCACCGAGCTCTCATTCGGATCGCTCGGCAAATCGACAGAGGGCCGCGACATACCGTACGTGGTTGCATCGCGACCGCGCGTGTCCACGCCGGATGAGGCTCGCCGCCTCGGGCGGCCGATAGTCTACGTGCAGGGCAACATCCACGCGGGAGAAGTGGAAGGAAAGGAGGCGCTGCTGGCGCTGGTTCGCAATCTGACGTCCACGCGTCCCAACGTTCTCGACTCGATAATTCTGATCGCTGTCCCGATCTACAACGCGGACGGAAACGAGAAGCTCGCGCCGCAGGAGAGAAACCGCGGCTCTCAGAACGGGCCCGAGATGGTTGGCCAGCGCGCAAACGGTCAGGGGCTCGATCTCAATCGGGATTATGTAAAAGCCGAGGCGCCTGAGACGCGCGGCGCTCTGGCGCTGTTCAATGCCTGGGATCCGCACGTCTTCGTCGATCTTCACACGACCAACGGCAGCTATCACGGCTACGCCCTGACGTACGCGCCGCCGCTCAACCCCGCGTCGCCGTTGGGTGCTTTCACGCGGGATTTCGTGCTTCCTGCTCTCAGAACGCGAATGCAGCAGCGCCACGGCTTCGCGACTTTCGACTACGGCGACTTCATCTCCGACGACACTCTGTCCAAGGGATGGGCGACGTTCGATCCGCGCCCGCGCTACGGAACCAACTATTACGGGTTGCGCGGACGCATCGCGCTCCTGAGCGAAGCGTATTCGCACGATCCCTTCGCGCGTCGCGTCGCCTCGACATACGCGTTCGTGCAGGAGATTCTCACAC
It encodes:
- a CDS encoding M14 family metallopeptidase, translating into MKLSWAITPVAMLVAGCMSGSTRANPGRVATANAVPLTAGPRTRAELTSYQETSRYADVIAFLDALRGRTELSFGSLGKSTEGRDIPYVVASRPRVSTPDEARRLGRPIVYVQGNIHAGEVEGKEALLALVRNLTSTRPNVLDSIILIAVPIYNADGNEKLAPQERNRGSQNGPEMVGQRANGQGLDLNRDYVKAEAPETRGALALFNAWDPHVFVDLHTTNGSYHGYALTYAPPLNPASPLGAFTRDFVLPALRTRMQQRHGFATFDYGDFISDDTLSKGWATFDPRPRYGTNYYGLRGRIALLSEAYSHDPFARRVASTYAFVQEILTLIAQNSDTVRKLTAVATSRAAEWNQPGRMTASVPIRSAPLARPDSVEVIAEAIERLGDSSRTEPGVPRGRRRTGRFTAVRMPVYDRFRPTLFAPPPLAYVLAPGDTQAVRLLRLHGVRVDSLAATRLAVAETFVADSAIASSRPFQGHRELRVAGRWMSERRELRSGSYIVPTRQPLGSIIIYLLEPLSDDGLVTWNLYDDAFRSGGAYPVLRVMSDPQPAPRQPKVE